A stretch of Parvimonas micra DNA encodes these proteins:
- a CDS encoding ATP-binding cassette domain-containing protein, whose translation MRNLKIEKLIEKYPFVEVFFEENNFDISNSKHLSFAEYLHSFSEEEKEELAIDEELLCDSLEIYINQMKSFLGLEDDEVNSITLLAGTDKFGNKENYDEFIVNKSEIISIVGPTGSGKSRLLGDIEWVADRDTPTNRKILINGKDADKKWRLSANNKLVSQLSQNMNFVMDLSAYEFIELHAKSRMVENEEEIINKIIVEANKLAGEKFDLNTPITSLSGGQSRALMIADTAILSSSPIVLIDEIENAGIDRKKALDLLVSENKIVLMATHDPILALIADKRIVINNGAIVAIHETTEKEKELLIELEKMDNIIQDLRKELRYGNSLSNFEINSK comes from the coding sequence ATGCGTAATCTAAAAATTGAAAAATTAATTGAAAAATATCCTTTTGTTGAAGTTTTTTTTGAAGAAAATAACTTTGATATTTCAAATAGTAAACATTTATCATTTGCAGAGTATTTACATTCATTTTCTGAAGAAGAAAAAGAAGAACTTGCAATAGATGAAGAATTGCTTTGTGATTCATTAGAAATATATATAAATCAAATGAAAAGTTTTTTAGGACTAGAAGATGATGAAGTAAATTCAATAACTTTACTAGCTGGTACAGATAAATTTGGTAATAAAGAAAATTACGATGAATTTATAGTAAATAAATCAGAAATAATTTCAATAGTTGGTCCTACAGGAAGTGGAAAGTCAAGATTATTAGGAGATATTGAGTGGGTGGCAGATAGAGATACTCCTACTAATAGAAAAATTTTAATAAATGGAAAAGATGCTGATAAGAAATGGCGATTAAGTGCAAATAATAAATTAGTTTCCCAACTTTCCCAAAATATGAATTTTGTTATGGATTTATCAGCATATGAGTTTATAGAACTTCATGCAAAAAGCAGAATGGTTGAAAATGAAGAAGAGATTATTAATAAAATTATTGTAGAAGCAAATAAACTTGCTGGAGAAAAATTTGACTTAAACACTCCTATAACATCATTGAGTGGTGGACAGTCAAGGGCTTTAATGATTGCAGATACAGCTATTTTAAGTTCATCGCCTATTGTTTTGATTGATGAGATTGAAAACGCAGGAATTGATAGAAAAAAAGCATTAGATTTATTAGTTAGTGAAAATAAAATTGTATTAATGGCAACACACGATCCAATACTTGCATTAATTGCTGATAAGAGAATTGTAATAAATAATGGAGCTATTGTTGCGATACATGAAACAACTGAAAAGGAAAAGGAATTACTTATAGAGCTTGAGAAAATGGATAATATTATTCAGGATTTAAGAAAGGAATTAAGATATGGTAACTCACTTTCCAATTTTGAAATAAATTCTAAATGA
- a CDS encoding GTP-binding protein — translation MNLVVFSGPPSSGKTSVIVKTIDNLKNRGIKAGVVKFDCLYTDDDLIYKKNNILVRKGLSGALCPDHFFVSNIEEVVQWGISNELDILITESAGLCNRCSPYIKNIKAVCVIDNLSGINTPKKIGPMLKSADYVVITKGDIVSQAEREVFSSRVASVNPSSIVMNINGLTGQGTYELSTLLYDEKNSINTVNGMELKFAMPTALCSYCLGEKKIGAKYQMGNIKKMKLEDKNA, via the coding sequence ATGAATTTAGTAGTATTTTCAGGTCCTCCTTCATCAGGAAAGACCAGTGTAATAGTAAAGACAATTGACAACTTAAAAAATAGAGGTATTAAAGCAGGAGTAGTTAAGTTTGACTGTTTATATACTGATGACGATTTAATTTATAAAAAAAATAATATTTTAGTCAGAAAAGGACTATCTGGTGCTTTGTGTCCAGATCACTTCTTTGTTTCAAATATTGAAGAGGTTGTTCAATGGGGAATTAGTAATGAATTGGACATTTTAATAACAGAATCAGCTGGACTTTGCAATAGATGTTCACCATATATTAAAAATATAAAAGCTGTTTGCGTTATTGATAATTTATCTGGTATAAATACACCTAAAAAAATTGGTCCAATGTTAAAAAGTGCGGATTATGTTGTTATAACAAAAGGAGATATTGTTTCCCAGGCTGAAAGGGAAGTTTTTTCTTCAAGAGTTGCTTCTGTTAATCCAAGTTCTATAGTTATGAATATAAATGGACTTACAGGACAAGGAACTTATGAATTAAGTACTTTATTGTATGATGAAAAGAATTCAATAAATACTGTTAATGGTATGGAATTAAAATTTGCGATGCCAACTGCATTATGTTCTTACTGCTTGGGAGAAAAGAAAATCGGAGCAAAATATCAAATGGGAAATATCAAAAAAATGAAATTGGAGGATAAAAATGCGTAA
- a CDS encoding ABC transporter substrate-binding protein, whose protein sequence is MSKIDFDDKLYNILNGNEKLLQFFINNGFDQLKNEKMLKTMGKMVSLNMALKVRGINKSAFEEKLDLFLNNEHSTVDKSLEEEKVVTGDVIVKGVLPCPLKIPIIESFDKFVEEEKTKGLTIGYELKSANLGIDWIENDIDSEDINKVADIMISAGFELFFDKNKFGNFFEKNKFYVENKKMNKDFDNKKICLRDPKNIYNIIAVVPCVFLINENNLNGRKIPTSWDDLLFSGNYTDSVAIPLSDLDMFNALVVNIFAKWGIKGIKALARIYKKSLHPAEMVKKKGDSKNNPLVSITPYFFTQMVSRSSALKVVWPKDGAIISPVFIMAKKDNEKAQKVVEFFRNENVGKLLSSNGKFPTTIYGVDNMLDEDFGFLFCGWDYIHNNDIVKIMKESERIFNEEILK, encoded by the coding sequence ATGAGTAAAATAGATTTTGATGATAAATTATATAACATATTAAATGGTAATGAAAAACTATTACAATTTTTTATAAATAATGGTTTTGATCAATTAAAAAACGAAAAAATGTTGAAAACTATGGGTAAAATGGTTTCATTAAATATGGCTTTAAAAGTTAGAGGTATAAATAAGTCAGCATTCGAAGAAAAGTTAGATTTGTTCTTGAATAATGAACATAGTACAGTTGATAAATCTCTTGAAGAAGAAAAAGTTGTAACTGGAGATGTTATTGTTAAAGGTGTTTTACCGTGTCCTTTAAAAATACCAATTATAGAATCTTTTGATAAATTTGTTGAAGAGGAAAAAACAAAAGGTCTGACTATTGGTTATGAATTAAAATCTGCAAATCTAGGTATAGATTGGATTGAAAATGATATAGATTCGGAAGATATTAATAAAGTTGCTGATATAATGATTTCAGCAGGATTTGAATTGTTTTTTGATAAAAACAAATTCGGAAATTTTTTCGAAAAGAATAAATTTTATGTTGAAAATAAGAAGATGAATAAAGACTTTGACAATAAAAAAATCTGTTTAAGAGATCCTAAAAATATTTATAATATTATTGCAGTAGTTCCTTGCGTATTTTTAATAAATGAAAATAATTTAAACGGTAGAAAAATTCCTACTTCATGGGATGATTTGCTTTTTAGTGGAAATTACACTGACAGTGTTGCAATTCCGTTATCTGATTTAGATATGTTCAATGCTTTAGTTGTGAACATTTTTGCAAAATGGGGAATCAAAGGTATTAAAGCGTTGGCAAGAATATATAAAAAGAGTTTACATCCTGCTGAAATGGTTAAGAAAAAAGGTGATTCAAAGAACAATCCACTTGTTAGCATTACTCCATATTTTTTCACACAAATGGTGTCAAGAAGTTCAGCACTTAAGGTTGTTTGGCCAAAAGATGGGGCAATAATAAGTCCTGTATTTATAATGGCTAAAAAAGATAACGAAAAAGCACAAAAAGTAGTTGAATTTTTTAGAAATGAAAATGTTGGAAAATTACTTTCATCAAATGGAAAATTTCCTACTACAATTTATGGGGTAGATAATATGTTGGATGAAGATTTTGGGTTTTTATTCTGTGGCTGGGATTATATTCATAATAATGATATAGTAAAAATTATGAAAGAATCTGAAAGAATTTTTAATGAAGAAATTTTAAAATAG
- a CDS encoding OsmC family protein, which yields MICNIRLEKNGDMILSSNGQEIITHSLKCKEVNSGYMSPGAMFMGALAGCKVLTFIKSAKYYKIKFEELNIEVEADVLSTDNIGETPFKNQEYSEIRTKYSLKTDASIDKIDKVIDLANKICTVNIAVDKNIKQSHKIELL from the coding sequence ATGATTTGTAATATAAGATTAGAAAAAAATGGAGATATGATTTTATCCAGTAATGGACAAGAAATAATAACACATAGTTTAAAATGTAAGGAAGTAAATTCTGGATATATGTCACCAGGAGCTATGTTCATGGGAGCTCTTGCTGGATGTAAAGTTTTAACTTTTATTAAATCTGCAAAATATTATAAAATAAAATTTGAAGAATTAAATATTGAAGTTGAAGCTGACGTTTTAAGTACTGATAATATAGGAGAAACTCCATTTAAAAATCAAGAGTATTCAGAAATAAGGACAAAGTATTCTTTAAAAACTGATGCAAGTATTGATAAAATTGATAAGGTAATTGATCTTGCAAATAAAATATGTACCGTAAATATAGCAGTAGATAAGAATATAAAACAGTCACATAAAATTGAATTATTATAA
- a CDS encoding DUF819 domain-containing protein: MLYFAQEVAKQKYWSLIKVDNTLVLLAILCAIAAFSIYLEQTYSWAGKITGCILALAFTMVLSNFRIIPAEDTKAYDIVWGWVVPLAIPMLLFKADLKKVWKESGRLIGIYLLSGLGTILGAFVAFFLLKNFIPELYKLSAMMVGTYTGGSMNLTAMADAFPLDDKGLVGSAVVADNLFMGIYFVSLTIIPTMKFFRKHYSHPYEDEMEKLGSVGENKAAQFWAKKDVSLLDVAKVISFSFVIVAVSTELGTYISGFKPNTDNMGTALRFLVDLFFGLVGSKYLLMTTITVILATYTKILAKVSGAEEIGTFLIHIFFGAIGAPASIEIILKKAPWLLVFCVLIVVINMIVSFIFGKIFKYSIEEVCIASNANIGGPTTAAALAIARGWNQLVVPAMLVGILGYVIGNYYGVFIGNILKLF, encoded by the coding sequence ATGTTATATTTTGCTCAAGAAGTGGCAAAACAGAAATATTGGTCACTTATTAAGGTAGATAATACTTTGGTATTACTAGCTATTTTATGTGCTATAGCTGCATTTAGTATTTACTTAGAACAAACTTATAGTTGGGCTGGGAAAATTACAGGATGTATTCTTGCACTAGCTTTCACCATGGTTTTATCAAATTTTAGGATTATCCCTGCTGAAGATACAAAAGCATATGATATAGTATGGGGTTGGGTAGTTCCTCTTGCAATTCCTATGTTACTTTTTAAGGCTGACTTAAAAAAGGTTTGGAAAGAATCCGGAAGGCTTATTGGAATTTATTTATTAAGTGGTTTAGGTACAATTTTAGGTGCATTCGTAGCATTTTTCTTATTAAAGAATTTTATTCCAGAACTTTATAAATTAAGTGCAATGATGGTTGGAACTTATACTGGGGGTAGTATGAACTTAACTGCAATGGCTGATGCATTTCCTTTGGATGATAAAGGATTAGTTGGTTCTGCTGTAGTAGCTGATAACTTATTTATGGGAATTTATTTTGTAAGTTTAACTATTATACCTACGATGAAATTCTTTAGAAAACATTATAGTCATCCTTATGAAGATGAAATGGAAAAGTTAGGTTCAGTTGGAGAAAATAAAGCTGCACAATTCTGGGCAAAGAAAGATGTTTCTCTATTAGATGTAGCAAAAGTTATTTCATTCTCTTTTGTAATTGTTGCGGTATCTACAGAATTAGGCACTTATATTTCAGGATTTAAACCTAATACTGACAATATGGGAACTGCGTTAAGATTTCTTGTTGATTTATTCTTCGGACTAGTTGGTAGTAAATATTTATTAATGACTACAATAACTGTTATTTTAGCAACTTATACAAAAATTTTAGCAAAAGTTTCAGGTGCAGAAGAAATAGGTACATTTTTAATTCATATTTTCTTTGGCGCCATTGGAGCACCTGCATCTATTGAGATAATATTAAAGAAAGCACCATGGTTATTAGTATTTTGTGTACTTATCGTTGTAATAAACATGATTGTTTCATTTATTTTCGGTAAGATTTTCAAATATTCAATTGAAGAAGTATGTATAGCTTCAAATGCTAATATTGGGGGTCCAACAACTGCTGCAGCGTTAGCTATTGCTAGAGGTTGGAATCAATTAGTTGTTCCTGCAATGTTAGTTGGTATTTTAGGATATGTTATTGGTAATTATTACGGTGTATTTATCGGTAATATATTGAAGTTATTTTAG
- a CDS encoding class I SAM-dependent DNA methyltransferase yields MYDKFSYIYDELMKRQVDYDLLASNVIQICINNNVEVRNILECGMGSGNLTEQFLKRGIYVDGFDISDNMLSIAYNKLILYDNINILKGDIRTFYSNRKYNLICCFFDVLNYLKNIKEIDMFLNNCKNQMDENSILMFDINSEYKLREYLGNNIFVDEEDELFYVWRNYLHNKYIDFDIDFFLKTENGTYEKIKEIQRQYIYSENDILNVIKKNNFQIIEIIDFENFKNKTDKAFRTLYVLKI; encoded by the coding sequence ATGTACGATAAATTTTCTTATATTTATGATGAATTAATGAAAAGGCAAGTAGATTATGATTTACTTGCCTCTAATGTTATACAAATTTGTATAAATAATAATGTGGAAGTAAGAAATATTTTAGAATGTGGAATGGGTAGTGGAAATTTAACAGAACAATTTTTGAAAAGAGGAATTTATGTTGATGGTTTTGATATTTCTGACAATATGTTATCCATTGCTTATAATAAATTGATACTTTATGATAATATTAATATCTTAAAAGGAGATATTAGAACTTTTTATTCTAATAGGAAATATAACTTAATATGTTGTTTTTTTGATGTTTTAAACTATTTAAAAAATATAAAGGAAATTGATATGTTTTTAAATAATTGTAAAAATCAAATGGATGAAAACTCAATTTTAATGTTTGATATAAACTCTGAGTATAAACTAAGAGAATATTTAGGAAATAATATTTTTGTAGATGAAGAAGATGAACTATTTTATGTTTGGAGAAATTATCTTCATAATAAATATATAGATTTTGATATTGATTTTTTCTTAAAGACTGAGAATGGCACATATGAAAAAATTAAAGAAATACAAAGACAATATATATATTCTGAAAATGATATTTTAAATGTAATAAAAAAGAATAATTTTCAAATTATAGAAATTATTGATTTTGAAAATTTTAAGAATAAGACAGATAAGGCATTTAGAACACTATATGTTTTAAAAATATAA
- the hpt gene encoding hypoxanthine phosphoribosyltransferase: protein MNKREVTRFTREEISNRVKELGKQISKDYVGKNLVAIGLLRGSFVFLADLVREINEPIVVDFITTSSYEHSEISTGKVNIISDLREDIEGKDVLIVDDIMDSGNTLKNIKEYLLNKNPKSIKTCVMLDKPCRREVDIVPDYFGFEIEDWFIVGYGLNYGNKYRNIPYIFSYED, encoded by the coding sequence ATGAACAAAAGAGAGGTTACTAGATTTACAAGAGAAGAAATTTCCAATAGAGTAAAAGAACTTGGAAAACAAATTTCAAAAGACTATGTTGGTAAAAACTTAGTTGCTATTGGCCTTTTGAGAGGTAGTTTTGTTTTTCTTGCAGATTTAGTTAGAGAGATAAATGAACCTATAGTTGTAGATTTTATTACAACATCATCTTATGAACATTCTGAAATTTCAACTGGTAAAGTTAATATTATTTCTGATCTTAGAGAAGATATTGAAGGGAAAGATGTGCTAATAGTAGATGATATTATGGATTCAGGAAATACTCTAAAAAATATTAAAGAATATCTCTTAAATAAAAATCCAAAAAGTATTAAAACATGTGTTATGCTTGATAAACCTTGTAGAAGAGAAGTTGATATAGTTCCTGATTATTTTGGTTTTGAAATTGAAGATTGGTTTATAGTTGGATATGGACTTAACTATGGTAATAAATATAGAAATATTCCTTATATTTTTTCGTATGAGGACTAA
- a CDS encoding valine--tRNA ligase, with product MKNLEKTYNPKDFENKIYNSWLEDQDFVAHINTDKKPYTIVMPPPNVTGNLHLGHALNNTIQDILIRWKRMSGYEALWVPGTDHASISTEAKVVEKIKKEGNSKEKLGRDGFLKEAWDWTEKYGGNIKNQLKTLGVSCDWSRDAFTLDDNLSKAVEEVFIKMYNDGLIYRGDRIVNWCCNCGTAISDAEVEHNDEDGNFYHIKYFFKDSEEYLTIATTRPETMLGDLAVAVHPDDERYKDKVGKTLILPILNIEIPIIADDYVDMEFGTGCVKITPSHDPNDFEVGSRHNLGQKLIMDYDGKIAKGFGKFSGLEREVARKEIVKELKENGYLIKIEPHNHAVGHCERCKTIIEAIISKQWFVRMEELAKPAKQAYLDGKLNIIPERFGKVYINWLDNIKDWCISRQLWWGHRLPVYYCKETGEVVVSKKEPKEEGKTFIRDEDTLDTWFSSALWPFSTLGWPDKTEDLKYFFPTNTLVTGYDILFFWVIRMVFSSLYNLNEIPFKDVYFTGLIRDELGRKMSKSLGNGIDPIEIIDKYGADALRFTLVGGNTPGNDMRFYEKRVESNRNFANKLWNASRFVLMNLNDEEKYDVDLSKIEIEDKWILTRLNRTIKELTENLSKFEFGLASAKIYDFIWNEFCDWYIEFSKTRLYGDNVEKKLVAKSVLIYVLNNILKLLHPFMPFITEEIYSFMPSINEKLINSSFPEYDESSMFIEEEGEVENLIETITAIRNKRSEKNIPPSKKSELYFVSNSEITKVYTSSLEHLYRFLASCSRVIVMDKDEEISNSMVVICNNQKIYIPLDGLVDYKKELEKLNTDLQKYESEIKRASSKLSNEKFVNNAPEKVVNEEREKLKKYQNIYDEIISSIEKIKNN from the coding sequence ATGAAAAATTTAGAAAAGACTTATAATCCAAAAGACTTTGAAAATAAAATATATAATAGTTGGTTAGAAGATCAAGATTTTGTTGCACATATAAATACAGATAAAAAACCATATACTATTGTAATGCCGCCACCTAATGTAACAGGTAATTTACATTTAGGCCATGCTCTTAATAATACTATTCAAGATATTTTAATTCGTTGGAAAAGAATGAGTGGTTATGAGGCTCTTTGGGTTCCAGGAACTGACCATGCATCAATATCAACAGAGGCAAAAGTTGTTGAAAAAATAAAGAAAGAAGGTAATTCTAAAGAAAAACTTGGAAGAGACGGTTTTTTAAAAGAAGCATGGGACTGGACTGAAAAATATGGAGGAAACATTAAAAATCAATTAAAAACACTAGGTGTTTCTTGTGATTGGTCAAGAGATGCATTTACTTTAGATGATAATCTTTCTAAGGCAGTAGAAGAAGTTTTCATAAAAATGTACAATGATGGATTAATTTATAGAGGAGACAGAATTGTAAACTGGTGTTGTAATTGTGGTACTGCTATTTCTGATGCTGAAGTTGAACATAATGATGAAGATGGAAATTTTTACCATATTAAATACTTTTTTAAAGATAGTGAAGAGTATTTAACAATTGCAACAACAAGACCTGAAACAATGCTTGGTGACCTAGCTGTTGCAGTACATCCAGATGATGAGAGATATAAAGATAAGGTAGGAAAGACTTTAATTTTACCTATTTTAAATATTGAAATTCCTATTATAGCAGATGATTATGTTGATATGGAATTTGGTACAGGTTGTGTTAAGATTACACCATCACACGATCCGAATGACTTTGAAGTTGGAAGTAGACATAATTTAGGACAAAAGCTTATTATGGATTATGATGGCAAAATTGCTAAAGGATTCGGAAAATTTTCTGGATTAGAAAGAGAAGTTGCAAGGAAAGAAATAGTAAAAGAACTTAAAGAAAATGGATATTTGATTAAAATTGAACCACATAATCATGCTGTAGGACATTGCGAGAGATGTAAGACGATTATTGAAGCAATTATATCAAAACAATGGTTCGTTAGAATGGAAGAATTAGCAAAACCTGCTAAGCAAGCTTATTTAGATGGAAAGTTAAACATTATTCCAGAGAGATTTGGAAAAGTTTATATAAATTGGTTAGATAATATTAAAGATTGGTGTATTTCTCGTCAATTATGGTGGGGACATAGACTTCCTGTTTATTATTGTAAAGAAACAGGAGAAGTTGTTGTAAGTAAAAAAGAACCAAAAGAAGAAGGAAAAACATTTATTAGAGATGAGGATACTTTAGATACTTGGTTTTCTTCTGCATTATGGCCATTTTCAACATTAGGTTGGCCTGATAAAACGGAAGATTTAAAATACTTTTTTCCAACTAATACTTTAGTTACAGGTTATGATATTTTATTTTTCTGGGTTATTAGAATGGTTTTTTCAAGTTTATATAATCTAAATGAAATTCCCTTTAAAGATGTCTATTTTACAGGATTGATTAGAGATGAACTTGGAAGAAAGATGAGTAAATCTTTAGGAAATGGAATTGATCCGATTGAAATAATAGATAAATATGGTGCAGATGCATTAAGATTTACATTAGTTGGAGGAAATACTCCTGGAAATGACATGAGATTTTATGAAAAAAGAGTAGAATCCAACAGAAATTTTGCAAACAAACTTTGGAATGCATCAAGATTTGTACTTATGAATTTAAATGATGAAGAGAAATATGATGTTGATTTAAGTAAGATAGAAATTGAAGATAAGTGGATTTTAACAAGATTAAATAGAACAATTAAAGAATTAACAGAAAATCTATCAAAATTTGAATTTGGGTTAGCTTCAGCAAAAATTTATGACTTTATATGGAATGAATTTTGTGATTGGTATATTGAGTTTTCTAAAACAAGATTGTATGGAGATAATGTTGAGAAAAAATTAGTTGCTAAGTCTGTTTTAATTTATGTTTTAAATAATATTCTAAAATTATTACATCCTTTTATGCCTTTTATAACAGAAGAAATTTATTCTTTTATGCCTAGCATTAATGAAAAGCTTATTAATTCAAGTTTTCCTGAATATGATGAGAGTAGTATGTTTATAGAAGAAGAAGGTGAAGTTGAAAACTTAATTGAAACTATTACTGCTATTAGAAATAAGAGAAGTGAAAAGAATATTCCGCCTTCAAAGAAATCTGAATTATATTTTGTTTCAAATAGTGAAATTACAAAAGTTTATACTTCATCATTAGAACATTTATACAGATTTTTGGCATCATGTTCTAGAGTAATAGTTATGGATAAAGATGAAGAAATTTCTAATTCTATGGTTGTTATCTGTAATAATCAAAAAATTTATATTCCTTTAGATGGGCTTGTAGATTATAAGAAGGAATTGGAAAAATTAAATACTGATTTACAGAAATATGAATCAGAAATAAAAAGGGCATCTTCTAAACTTTCAAACGAAAAGTTTGTAAATAATGCTCCTGAAAAAGTTGTTAATGAGGAAAGAGAAAAATTAAAGAAATATCAAAATATCTATGATGAAATTATATCAAGCATTGAGAAAATAAAAAATAATTAG
- the ahpC gene encoding alkyl hydroperoxide reductase subunit C, translating to MSLIGKKIEEFEVPAYYDGDLITVSNKDLEGKWSVFFFYPGDFTFVCPTELEDLALSYDKFKAIGCEIYSVSTDSEFVHKAWWDASETIRKIQYPMISDRALSLSEQFGVLIEGEGQALRGTFVVNPQGEIVLYEVNANGIGRNAKELLRKVQAAQFVAKHGDKVCPARWEPGDETLTPGLDLVGKI from the coding sequence ATGAGTTTAATTGGAAAAAAAATTGAAGAATTTGAAGTTCCTGCATATTATGACGGGGATTTAATCACAGTATCAAACAAAGATTTAGAAGGTAAATGGAGTGTTTTCTTCTTTTATCCAGGAGATTTTACATTTGTGTGTCCAACTGAATTAGAAGATTTAGCTTTAAGTTATGATAAATTCAAAGCAATAGGTTGCGAAATTTATTCAGTATCTACAGATTCTGAATTTGTTCATAAAGCTTGGTGGGATGCTTCTGAAACAATCAGAAAGATTCAATATCCAATGATTTCAGACAGAGCTCTTTCTCTTTCAGAACAATTTGGCGTATTAATTGAAGGCGAAGGACAAGCTTTAAGAGGAACTTTCGTTGTAAATCCTCAAGGTGAAATAGTTCTTTATGAAGTAAACGCTAATGGAATTGGAAGAAACGCTAAAGAATTGTTAAGAAAAGTTCAAGCTGCACAATTTGTAGCTAAACATGGAGATAAGGTATGTCCAGCAAGATGGGAACCAGGCGATGAAACTTTAACTCCAGGATTAGATTTAGTTGGTAAAATTTAA